In Alosa sapidissima isolate fAloSap1 chromosome 4, fAloSap1.pri, whole genome shotgun sequence, the following are encoded in one genomic region:
- the rbl1 gene encoding retinoblastoma-like protein 1 isoform X2 yields the protein MSWQGEVIHWLACSLYAACRKGSTPTVGKGLMEGNCVSLTRILRSSKLSLIQFFSKMKKWSDMSSLSQDFRNRIRRLERNFEVSTVIFRKFEPIFMDMFQDPQGEPPRQPRSRKHRRLPCHISDVFKFCWTLFVYTKGNFQMIGDDLVNSYHLLLCCLDLVFGNAMLCSNRKDLINPLFKGLPKDWPDVAASPGEPPCVIDKLCELHDGLVVEAKGIKEHYFKPYIKRLFERKILKGNDDNLTELLDTSNFIDNNKAINREYEEYVLTVGDFDERVFLGADADEEIGTPRKVMTESTGGHLSARMQVESNLQQHFEKTRSLAPSTPLTGRRYLKEKEILVTPVSSATQSVSRLQSMVTGLRNAPSDALLNIFKTCSRDPTETIQNRVKTLGETFKQNYTKQTDDMPGSHMDFAENRLKLAEILYYKILENIMVLEMKRLQGKDMAVLLEQDIFHCSLMACCLEVVLFAYSSQKTFPWIIEVFKLQPYYFYKVIEVFIRSEEGLSRDMVKHLNSIEEQVLESRAWSRHSALWDALKAANNKVPTVEEVNFPSNFDTGNSGGGGGAGGGPAHLPLVALSPIIHPRIREVRTGLGGSARKDIPQSPISLHDRYSSPAAGSAKRRLFGDDAQPQSPIKRISVTPIKIIPTCHEATFTTQSTFTSQSTTMLSMTASNGQQLNIPIPNVKSDGMGGITVIQVQSSDVTPLTAQVLLTASPSRPVAPPISAPPAAADPQSNRPRRTGSLALFFRKVYHLASVRLRDLCLKLDISPELRGKIWTCFEHSILQSTELMKDRHLDQLLLCAVYIISKITKEDHTFQDIMKCYRSQPQASSHVYRSVLLRRVYKEAAVALDENMEVDQPVEEVDGSKNGESTANGERESEEERGDLIQFYNSLYVLKMKGFALKYAMPSTDSRMEAPPLSPFPSVRAQPLSPRRISQRHSIYISPHKNGACLTPSYTYKFSGSPSKELSDINRMIRQGGVNRKRAFTMEGDETESPTKRLCQESEDVLLKRLQDVVSERAHH from the exons ATGAGTTGGCAG GGTGAAGTTATTCACTGGCTGGCGTGCTCTCTGTATGCAGCCTGCAGAAAGGGCTCCACTCCTACTGTGGGCAAAGGGCTCATGGAGGGCAACTGCGTGTCTCTGACCAGAATCCTCAGGTCCTCCAAACTGAG CTTGATTCAGTTCTTCAGCAAAATGAAGAAATGGTCAGACATGTCAAGCCTGTCCCAGGATTTCCGCAATCGCATCAGGCGCCTGGAAAGGAACTTTGAAGTGTCCACGGTGATCTTCCGGAAGTTTGAGCCCATCTTCATGGACATGTTCCAGGATCCTCAAGGGGagccaccccgccagccaaGAAGCAGAAAACACAG GCGACTTCCCTGTCACATTAGTGATGTCTTCAAGTTCTGCTGGACACTTTTCGTGTACACCAAGG GTAATTTCCAAATGATTGGAGATGACTTGGTGAACTCCTATCACCTCCTGCTGTGTTGTCTGGACTTGGTGTTTGGTAATGCCATGCTCTGCTCAAACAGGAAGGACCTCATCAACCCTCTCTTCAAAG GGCTACCCAAAGACTGGCCTGACGTGGCAGCCTCCCCCGGGGAGCCCCCCTGTGTGATCGACAAGCTGTGTGAGCTGCACGACGGCCTAGTGGTGGAGGCCAAGGGCATCAAGGAGCACTACTTCAAGCCCTACATCAAGCGCCTCTTTGAGAGAAAG ATACTGAAAGGAAATGACGACAACTTGACCGAACTGCTAGATACTTCGAACTTCATCGATAACAA CAAAGCCATTAACCGTGAGTATGAAGAGTACGTTCTGACCGTGGGGGACTTTGACGAGCGTGTGTTCCTGGGAGCCGATGCAGACGAGGAGATCGGGACGCCTCGCAAGGTCATGACTGAGTCGACGGGGGGACACCTCTCGGCCAGGATGCAGGTGGAGTCCAACCTGCAGCAGCACTTTGAGAAG ACGCGCTCTCTGGCGCCCTCTACTCCCCTGACTGGGCGACGCTACCTGAAGGAGAAGGAGATACTAGTGACACCAGTCTCCTCCGCCACCCAGAGCGTGAGTCGGCTGCAGAGCATGGTGACCGGCCTGCGCAACGCACCCAGCGATGCCCTGCTCAACATCTTCAA GACGTGCTCTCGTGATCCCACTGAGACCATTCAGAACCGTGTGAAGACCCTGGGGGAGACCTTCAAACAGAATTACACCAAACAGACTGACGACATGCCTGGTTCACACATGG ATTTTGCAGAAAACAGATTAAAATTGGCGGAAATCCTGTACTACAAGATTCTGGAGAATATCATGGTTCTGGAGATGAAGAGGCTCCAGGGAAAAGACATGGCT GTGTTGCTGGAGCAGGACATTTTCCACTGCTCCCTGATGGCCTGCTGTCTGGAGGTGGTGCTCTTTGCCTACAGTTCCCAGAAGACCTTTCCCTGGATCATTGAAGTCTTCAAACTGCAACCATATTACTTCTATAAG gtgatTGAGGTGTTCATCCGCTCAGAGGAGGGCCTGTCCAGGGACATGGTGAAGCACCTGAACAGTATTGAGGAGCAGGTGCTGGAGAGCAGGGCCTGGAGCCGCCACTCAGCCCTGTGGGACGCCCTCAAGGCCGCCAACAACAAGGTCCCCACGGTGGAGGAG gtGAATTTCCCCAGTAACTTCGACACAGGCAacagcggtggtggtggtggtgctggtggtggcccTGCTCACTTGCCCCTGGTGGCCCTGTCCCCCATCATCCACCCCCGCATCCGCGAGGTGCGCACCGGCCTGGGGGGCAGCGCCCGCAAAG aCATTCCACAGTCGCCCATCTCCCTGCACGACCGCTACAGTTCTCCTGCTGCAGGCAGTGCCAAGCGACGGTTGTTTGGGGACGACGCTCAGCCCCAGTCGCCCATCAAGCGGATCTCGGTGACGCCCATCAAGATCATCCCCACGTGCCACGAGGCCACCTTCACCACCCAGTCCACCTTCACCAGCCAGTCCACCACCATGCTCTCCATGACGGCCAGCAACGGCCAGCAGCTCAACATACCCATCCCAA ATGTGAAGAGCGACGGCATGGGGGGCATTACGGTGATCCAGGTGCAGTCGAGCGACGTGACCCCCCTCACGGCTCAGGTGCTGCTGACTGCCTCCCCCAGTCGTCCCGTGGCGCCCCCGATCTCCGCGCCGCCCGCCGCTGCCGACCCCCAATCCAACAGGCCGCGGCGTACCGGCTCCCTGGCGCTCTTCTTCAGGAAG GTGTATCACTTGGCCAGCGTGCGTCTGCGGGACCTGTGTCTGAAGCTGGACATCTCTCCGGAGCTACGGGGGAAGATCTGGACGTGCTTCGAGCACTCCATCCTACAGAGCACCGAGCTCATGAAGGACCGGCACCTGGACCAGCTGCTGCTCTGTGCCGTCTACATCATCTCAAAG ATAACAAAAGAGGACCACACCTTCCAGGACATCATGAAGTGCTACCGCAGCCAGCCACAAGCCAGCAGTCAT GTGTACCGCAGTGTCCTCCTGAGGAGGGTCTACAAAGAGGCGGCGGTGGCGCTGGACGAGAACATGGAGGTTGACCAGCCTGTGGAGGAGG tggacGGAAGTAAAAATGGCGAGAGCACAGCTAATGGCGAGCGTGAATCAGAAGAGGAGCGAGGTGACCTCATTCAATTCTACAACTCTCTGTACGTCCTGAAGATGAAAGGCTTCGCCCTCAAATATGCCATGCCGAGCACTGACAGCCGG atggaGGCGCCCCCGTTGTCTCCGTTCCCGTCGGTGCGAGCGCAGCCCCTGTCCCCTCGTCGTATCTCCCAGAGGCACTCCATCTACATCTCCCCCCACAAGAACGGCGCCTGCCTCACCCCCAGCTACACCTATAAGTTCAGCGGCAGCCCCTCCAAG GAGCTGAGTGACATCAACCGGATGATCCGTCAGGGTGGGGTGAACAGGAAGCGGGCGTTCACCATGGAGGGGGACGAGACGGAGTCGCCCACCAAGCGCCTGTGCCAGGAGAGCGAGGACGTACTGCTCAAACGCCTGCAGGACGTGGTGAGCGAGCGGGCACACCACTGA
- the rbl1 gene encoding retinoblastoma-like protein 1 isoform X1 — protein MRGDESDSESGKTDDSSVRKSLEALCQELNMDEETATEAMQNFTAIWNTYTLEGEVIHWLACSLYAACRKGSTPTVGKGLMEGNCVSLTRILRSSKLSLIQFFSKMKKWSDMSSLSQDFRNRIRRLERNFEVSTVIFRKFEPIFMDMFQDPQGEPPRQPRSRKHRRLPCHISDVFKFCWTLFVYTKGNFQMIGDDLVNSYHLLLCCLDLVFGNAMLCSNRKDLINPLFKGLPKDWPDVAASPGEPPCVIDKLCELHDGLVVEAKGIKEHYFKPYIKRLFERKILKGNDDNLTELLDTSNFIDNNKAINREYEEYVLTVGDFDERVFLGADADEEIGTPRKVMTESTGGHLSARMQVESNLQQHFEKTRSLAPSTPLTGRRYLKEKEILVTPVSSATQSVSRLQSMVTGLRNAPSDALLNIFKTCSRDPTETIQNRVKTLGETFKQNYTKQTDDMPGSHMDFAENRLKLAEILYYKILENIMVLEMKRLQGKDMAVLLEQDIFHCSLMACCLEVVLFAYSSQKTFPWIIEVFKLQPYYFYKVIEVFIRSEEGLSRDMVKHLNSIEEQVLESRAWSRHSALWDALKAANNKVPTVEEVNFPSNFDTGNSGGGGGAGGGPAHLPLVALSPIIHPRIREVRTGLGGSARKDIPQSPISLHDRYSSPAAGSAKRRLFGDDAQPQSPIKRISVTPIKIIPTCHEATFTTQSTFTSQSTTMLSMTASNGQQLNIPIPNVKSDGMGGITVIQVQSSDVTPLTAQVLLTASPSRPVAPPISAPPAAADPQSNRPRRTGSLALFFRKVYHLASVRLRDLCLKLDISPELRGKIWTCFEHSILQSTELMKDRHLDQLLLCAVYIISKITKEDHTFQDIMKCYRSQPQASSHVYRSVLLRRVYKEAAVALDENMEVDQPVEEVDGSKNGESTANGERESEEERGDLIQFYNSLYVLKMKGFALKYAMPSTDSRMEAPPLSPFPSVRAQPLSPRRISQRHSIYISPHKNGACLTPSYTYKFSGSPSKELSDINRMIRQGGVNRKRAFTMEGDETESPTKRLCQESEDVLLKRLQDVVSERAHH, from the exons ATGCGAGGAGACGAATCTGATTCAGAGTCTGGGAAAACAGATGATAGTTCTGTTCGAAAGAGTCTCGAAGCCCTTTGTCAAGAGCTGAATATGGACGAAGAAACAGCAACTGAAGCCATGCAAAACTTCACTGCGATTTGGAATACATATACCCTAGAG GGTGAAGTTATTCACTGGCTGGCGTGCTCTCTGTATGCAGCCTGCAGAAAGGGCTCCACTCCTACTGTGGGCAAAGGGCTCATGGAGGGCAACTGCGTGTCTCTGACCAGAATCCTCAGGTCCTCCAAACTGAG CTTGATTCAGTTCTTCAGCAAAATGAAGAAATGGTCAGACATGTCAAGCCTGTCCCAGGATTTCCGCAATCGCATCAGGCGCCTGGAAAGGAACTTTGAAGTGTCCACGGTGATCTTCCGGAAGTTTGAGCCCATCTTCATGGACATGTTCCAGGATCCTCAAGGGGagccaccccgccagccaaGAAGCAGAAAACACAG GCGACTTCCCTGTCACATTAGTGATGTCTTCAAGTTCTGCTGGACACTTTTCGTGTACACCAAGG GTAATTTCCAAATGATTGGAGATGACTTGGTGAACTCCTATCACCTCCTGCTGTGTTGTCTGGACTTGGTGTTTGGTAATGCCATGCTCTGCTCAAACAGGAAGGACCTCATCAACCCTCTCTTCAAAG GGCTACCCAAAGACTGGCCTGACGTGGCAGCCTCCCCCGGGGAGCCCCCCTGTGTGATCGACAAGCTGTGTGAGCTGCACGACGGCCTAGTGGTGGAGGCCAAGGGCATCAAGGAGCACTACTTCAAGCCCTACATCAAGCGCCTCTTTGAGAGAAAG ATACTGAAAGGAAATGACGACAACTTGACCGAACTGCTAGATACTTCGAACTTCATCGATAACAA CAAAGCCATTAACCGTGAGTATGAAGAGTACGTTCTGACCGTGGGGGACTTTGACGAGCGTGTGTTCCTGGGAGCCGATGCAGACGAGGAGATCGGGACGCCTCGCAAGGTCATGACTGAGTCGACGGGGGGACACCTCTCGGCCAGGATGCAGGTGGAGTCCAACCTGCAGCAGCACTTTGAGAAG ACGCGCTCTCTGGCGCCCTCTACTCCCCTGACTGGGCGACGCTACCTGAAGGAGAAGGAGATACTAGTGACACCAGTCTCCTCCGCCACCCAGAGCGTGAGTCGGCTGCAGAGCATGGTGACCGGCCTGCGCAACGCACCCAGCGATGCCCTGCTCAACATCTTCAA GACGTGCTCTCGTGATCCCACTGAGACCATTCAGAACCGTGTGAAGACCCTGGGGGAGACCTTCAAACAGAATTACACCAAACAGACTGACGACATGCCTGGTTCACACATGG ATTTTGCAGAAAACAGATTAAAATTGGCGGAAATCCTGTACTACAAGATTCTGGAGAATATCATGGTTCTGGAGATGAAGAGGCTCCAGGGAAAAGACATGGCT GTGTTGCTGGAGCAGGACATTTTCCACTGCTCCCTGATGGCCTGCTGTCTGGAGGTGGTGCTCTTTGCCTACAGTTCCCAGAAGACCTTTCCCTGGATCATTGAAGTCTTCAAACTGCAACCATATTACTTCTATAAG gtgatTGAGGTGTTCATCCGCTCAGAGGAGGGCCTGTCCAGGGACATGGTGAAGCACCTGAACAGTATTGAGGAGCAGGTGCTGGAGAGCAGGGCCTGGAGCCGCCACTCAGCCCTGTGGGACGCCCTCAAGGCCGCCAACAACAAGGTCCCCACGGTGGAGGAG gtGAATTTCCCCAGTAACTTCGACACAGGCAacagcggtggtggtggtggtgctggtggtggcccTGCTCACTTGCCCCTGGTGGCCCTGTCCCCCATCATCCACCCCCGCATCCGCGAGGTGCGCACCGGCCTGGGGGGCAGCGCCCGCAAAG aCATTCCACAGTCGCCCATCTCCCTGCACGACCGCTACAGTTCTCCTGCTGCAGGCAGTGCCAAGCGACGGTTGTTTGGGGACGACGCTCAGCCCCAGTCGCCCATCAAGCGGATCTCGGTGACGCCCATCAAGATCATCCCCACGTGCCACGAGGCCACCTTCACCACCCAGTCCACCTTCACCAGCCAGTCCACCACCATGCTCTCCATGACGGCCAGCAACGGCCAGCAGCTCAACATACCCATCCCAA ATGTGAAGAGCGACGGCATGGGGGGCATTACGGTGATCCAGGTGCAGTCGAGCGACGTGACCCCCCTCACGGCTCAGGTGCTGCTGACTGCCTCCCCCAGTCGTCCCGTGGCGCCCCCGATCTCCGCGCCGCCCGCCGCTGCCGACCCCCAATCCAACAGGCCGCGGCGTACCGGCTCCCTGGCGCTCTTCTTCAGGAAG GTGTATCACTTGGCCAGCGTGCGTCTGCGGGACCTGTGTCTGAAGCTGGACATCTCTCCGGAGCTACGGGGGAAGATCTGGACGTGCTTCGAGCACTCCATCCTACAGAGCACCGAGCTCATGAAGGACCGGCACCTGGACCAGCTGCTGCTCTGTGCCGTCTACATCATCTCAAAG ATAACAAAAGAGGACCACACCTTCCAGGACATCATGAAGTGCTACCGCAGCCAGCCACAAGCCAGCAGTCAT GTGTACCGCAGTGTCCTCCTGAGGAGGGTCTACAAAGAGGCGGCGGTGGCGCTGGACGAGAACATGGAGGTTGACCAGCCTGTGGAGGAGG tggacGGAAGTAAAAATGGCGAGAGCACAGCTAATGGCGAGCGTGAATCAGAAGAGGAGCGAGGTGACCTCATTCAATTCTACAACTCTCTGTACGTCCTGAAGATGAAAGGCTTCGCCCTCAAATATGCCATGCCGAGCACTGACAGCCGG atggaGGCGCCCCCGTTGTCTCCGTTCCCGTCGGTGCGAGCGCAGCCCCTGTCCCCTCGTCGTATCTCCCAGAGGCACTCCATCTACATCTCCCCCCACAAGAACGGCGCCTGCCTCACCCCCAGCTACACCTATAAGTTCAGCGGCAGCCCCTCCAAG GAGCTGAGTGACATCAACCGGATGATCCGTCAGGGTGGGGTGAACAGGAAGCGGGCGTTCACCATGGAGGGGGACGAGACGGAGTCGCCCACCAAGCGCCTGTGCCAGGAGAGCGAGGACGTACTGCTCAAACGCCTGCAGGACGTGGTGAGCGAGCGGGCACACCACTGA